From one Dysidea avara chromosome 9, odDysAvar1.4, whole genome shotgun sequence genomic stretch:
- the LOC136267509 gene encoding TNF receptor-associated factor 4-like produces MATPNDEIGARIGGYEYHFVDTPSDELICKICYCASREPHLSECCGYTFCRSCLDGTKKADRVIRRLHVFCTNKTEGCEWKGEINDVSKHIDYCQFKGVCCSKGCGQQLLRQYLSLHVTSECPNRNVNCQYCNITGEYRFIKGLHKEECVKVPAPCPNNCEVGNILREDINDHLKECPLEVIRCEYREVGCEERFLRKDQEKHDKEMMEKHLLFTKIKLASLQEKVNEIELASQKRIADLEHEFQQKLELFFGKQTMKHYENITTIASTSDQVLPVIVKMSDYANKRSKFIEWRSDSFYTHHMGYKMYLTVKAAGSYLCVALYLTIGPYDDHLKWPLGGNCTVKLLNQVSDSDHHSGPTSLSASIIGIFKSIVKVTNQDRLVWESNKFISNEDLHMVTSSHQYLKHDSIFLHVDYKQFCHVL; encoded by the exons ATGGCCACACCCAATGATGAGATTGGCGCTCGGATTGGCGGGTATGAGTATCATTTTGTGGATACACCATCAGATGAGCTGATATGTAAGATATGTTACTGTGCAAGTAGAGAACCACATCTTAGTGAGTGTTGTGGGTATACATTTTGTCGATCTTGTCTTGATGGTACAAAGAAAG CTGATCGAGTGATTAGAAGACTCCATGTGTTTTGTACTAACAAGACAGAAGGGTGTGAATGGAAGGGTGAAATTAATGATGTTTCTAAGCATATTGACTACTGCCAATTTAAAGGGGTATGTTGTTCTAAAGGCTGTGGACAGCAATTGCTACGTCAATATCTTTCCCTACATGTTACATCAGAATGTCCAAACCGTAATGTTAATTGTCAGTACTGCAACATTACAGGAGAATATCGGTTTATTAAGGGTCTGCATAAGGAAGAGTGTGTGAAAGTGCCTGCTCCTTGTCCTAACAACTGTGAAGTTGGTAACATCTTGAGAGAAGATATCAATGATCACCTTAAGGAGTGTCCTCTGGAGGTGATCCGATGTGAGTATCGTGAAGTAGGTTGTGAGGAAAGGTTTCTTAGAAAGGATCAGGAAAAGCATGATAAGGAAATGATGGAAAAGCATTTGCTCTTTACTAAGATAAAGTTAGCTAGCTTGCAAGAGAAGGTCAATGAGATTGAACTGGCATCTCAGAAAAGAATCGCTGACTTGGAACATGAATTTCAACAAAAGTTAGAATTGTTTTTTGGTAAACAAACTATGAAACACTATGAAAACATAACCACAATAGCATCAACAAGTGATCAAGTTCTTCCAGTTATAGTGAAGATGTCAGATTATGCTAACAAGAGGAGTAAATTTATTGAGTGGCGTAGCGATTCATTTTATACTCATCATATGGGATACAAAATGTATTTGACTGTTAAAGCCGCTGGTTCTTATCTGTGTGTGGCACTGTACCTTACGATAGGTCCATATGATGATCATTTGAAATGGCCACTTGGGGGAAATTGTACTGTGAAATTGTTAAACCAAGTCAGTGATAGTGATCATCATTCAGGTCCAACAAGCTTAAGTGCCTCCATCATTGGTATATTTAAAAGCATAGTAAAGGTCACTAATCAGGATAGACTTGTTTGGGAGAGCAACAAGTTTATTAGCAATGAAGACCTCCACATGGTCACCAGCTCACATCAGTACCTGAAACATGATAGCATTTTCCTTCATGTGGACTACAAACAATTTTGTCATGTTTTGTAA